Proteins encoded within one genomic window of Hevea brasiliensis isolate MT/VB/25A 57/8 chromosome 8, ASM3005281v1, whole genome shotgun sequence:
- the LOC110634255 gene encoding protein DUF642 L-GALACTONO-1,4-LACTONE-RESPONSIVE GENE 2, giving the protein MAMGISLLLAFFLLFNGSALAAKYMEGFLKNGNFEQKPKPSDLNKTVLKGKYALPGWVTNGLVEYISAGPQPGGMYFAVAHGVHAVRLGNEASISQTTPVKPGSLYALTFGASRTCAQDEFLRVSVPPLFGDLPLQTLYSSNGGDTYAWGFRAKSNVAKVIFHNPGVQEDPACGPLIDAVAIKELFPPRPTRDNLVKNSGFEEGPHRFLNSSNGVLLPPKQEDLTSPLPGWIIESLKAVKFIDSKHFNVPFGLAAVELVAGRESAVAQILRTIPNKVYNLTFTVGDAKNGCHGSMMVEAFAAKNTFKVPFESQGKGRFKTLSFKFKAISARTRITFYSSFYHTRIDDFGSLCGPVLDQVRVFPVA; this is encoded by the exons ATGGCAATGGGGATTTCCCTTTTGCTTGCTTTCTTCTTGCTCTTCAATGGGTCTGCTTTGGCTGCTAAGTATATGGAAG gATTCCTTAAAAATGGCAACTTTGAGCAGAAACCAAAGCCTAGTGACCTTAACAAGACAGTACTTAAAGGAAAATATGCACTACCTGGCTGGGTAACCAATGGCTTAGTGGAATACATCTCTGCTGGTCCACAACCTGGTGGGATGTACTTTGCTGTAGCTCATGGTGTTCATGCTGTGAGGCTAGGCAATGAGGCCTCAATCTCTCAAACAACACCAGTAAAACCAGGCTCTCTATATGCACTCACATTTGGTGCATCAAGAACTTGTGCCCAAGATGAGTTTTTGAGAGTCTCTGTGCCTCCTCTGTTTGGGGACCTGCCTTTGCAGACACTTTATAGCAGTAATGGTGGTGACACTTATGCTTGGGGATTTAGAGCTAAATCAAATGTTGCCAAGGTAATATTTCATAATCCTGGTGTCCAAGAAGACCCTGCTTGTGGACCACTTATTGATGCTGTTGCCATTAAGGAGCTCTTTCCTCCAAGACCCACGAGAG ATAACTTGGTAAAGAATTCTGGCTTTGAAGAGGGTCCTCATCGATTTCTCAACTCTTCCAATGGTGTCCTCCTTCCTCCAAAACAAGAAGACCTCACATCTCCACTTCCCGGTTGGATCATTGAATCACTTAAAGCTGTGAAGTTCATTGATTCAAAGCACTTCAATGTTCCTTTTGGACTTGCTGCAGTTGAGCTTGTTGCAGGGAGGGAAAGTGCCGTTGCGCAGATCCTCAGAACAATCCCCAACAAAGTCTATAATCTCACATTCACTGTAGGAGATGCAAAAAATGGCTGCCATGGATCAATGATGGTCGAGGCATTTGCTGCTAAGAATACCTTTAAGGTTCCATTTGAGTCCCAAGGAAAAGGTAGGTTCAAGACTCTGAGCTTCAAGTTCAAAGCCATTTCAGCCAGGACAAGAATTACATTCTATAGCTCATTCTACCATACTAGGATTGATGACTTTGGATCCCTTTGTGGCCCTGTACTTGATCAAGTTAGGGTTTTCCCTGTTGCTTAG
- the LOC110634257 gene encoding cytochrome b5 domain-containing protein RLF isoform X1 — protein MDNDDDFTFCQVGVTAQDGVEAKKLASDIDGVVIKDESSTGTNGRQSTGITWKDSLPIDASSKKEETVGSLSFNVIDGASLKKSSDVSRQVASLDVGTSVTNSKGQKPSARKPAARAKVPFEKGYSQMDWLKLTRTHPDLAGLKGQSNKRLISMNEVKQHQSEGSMWTVLKGHVYNLSPYMKFHPGGVDMLMKAVGKDCTSLFNKYHAWVNAEFLMEKCLVGTLDESQ, from the exons ATGGACAATGACGATGATTTCACCTTTTGCCAG GTTGGTGTTACTGCCCAAGATGGTGTTGAGGCGAAGAAGCTTGCTTCGGATATTGATGGTGTGGTTATAAAAGATGAGTCCTCAACTGGCACCAATGGAAGACAAAGTACTGGTATCACTTGGAAAGATAGCTTGCCAATTGATGCTTCTTCCAAGAAGGAGGAAACTGTTGGTTCTTTGTCTTTCAATGTTATTGATGGGGCATCTTTAAAAAAATCTAGTGATGTGTCCAGACAAGTAGCATCTTTAGATGTTGGAACTTCAGTTACAAATTCAAAAGGACAAAAACCTTCTGCCAGGAAGCCTGCCGCTCGAGCCAAGGTTCCCTTTGAAAAGGGGTATAGCCAAATGGATTGGCTTAAGCTCACTCGAACTCATCCTGATCTTGCTG GACTGAAGGGACAGTCTAATAAGAGGCTTATTTCTATGAATGAAGTTAAACAACATCAAAGTGAAGGTTCCATGTGGACTGTTCTAAAAGGCCATGTCTATAATTTGTCTCCATACATGAAGTTTCATCCTGGAG GTGTTGATATGCTAATGAAGGCTGTGGGCAAAGATTGTACTTCTTTATTCA ACAAATATCATGCTTGGGTGAACGCGGAATTTTTAATGGAGAAGTGTCTGGTGGGTACTTTGGATGAGAGCCAGTGA
- the LOC110634257 gene encoding cytochrome b5 domain-containing protein RLF isoform X2: MDNDDDFTFCQVGVTAQDGVEAKKLASDIDGVVIKDESSTGTNGRQSTGITWKDSLPIDASSKKEETVGSLSFNVIDGASLKKSSDVSRQVASLDVGTSVTNSKGQKPSARKPAARAKVPFEKGYSQMDWLKLTRTHPDLAGLKGQSNKRLISMNEVKQHQSEGSMWTVLKGHVYNLSPYMKFHPGGLVV, translated from the exons ATGGACAATGACGATGATTTCACCTTTTGCCAG GTTGGTGTTACTGCCCAAGATGGTGTTGAGGCGAAGAAGCTTGCTTCGGATATTGATGGTGTGGTTATAAAAGATGAGTCCTCAACTGGCACCAATGGAAGACAAAGTACTGGTATCACTTGGAAAGATAGCTTGCCAATTGATGCTTCTTCCAAGAAGGAGGAAACTGTTGGTTCTTTGTCTTTCAATGTTATTGATGGGGCATCTTTAAAAAAATCTAGTGATGTGTCCAGACAAGTAGCATCTTTAGATGTTGGAACTTCAGTTACAAATTCAAAAGGACAAAAACCTTCTGCCAGGAAGCCTGCCGCTCGAGCCAAGGTTCCCTTTGAAAAGGGGTATAGCCAAATGGATTGGCTTAAGCTCACTCGAACTCATCCTGATCTTGCTG GACTGAAGGGACAGTCTAATAAGAGGCTTATTTCTATGAATGAAGTTAAACAACATCAAAGTGAAGGTTCCATGTGGACTGTTCTAAAAGGCCATGTCTATAATTTGTCTCCATACATGAAGTTTCATCCTGGAG GTTTAGTGGTTTGA